In one Bacillus sp. Marseille-P3661 genomic region, the following are encoded:
- a CDS encoding gamma-glutamyl-gamma-aminobutyrate hydrolase family protein, giving the protein MKKPMIAVVPLYDEKKDSYWMLPGYMKGIEDAGGIPVILPLTTDLEVLMTISDTFDGFLFTGGQDVNPELYGEIKEDFCGPLCDQRDIMEDTLFSQVLLLDKPVLGICRGIQLFNVLSGGTLYQDLPTQYKSEQSIVHKQMCPYDKPIHKVFIEKESPLYEILKDDSIMVNSLHHQGIKVLSEQLECSARAEDGLIEAVYMPGKKFVHAVQWHPEYNYRVDDHSLNLFSEFVKACRK; this is encoded by the coding sequence ATGAAAAAGCCTATGATTGCCGTAGTGCCATTGTATGATGAGAAAAAGGATAGTTATTGGATGTTGCCTGGCTATATGAAAGGTATTGAGGATGCAGGTGGAATACCAGTCATCTTACCGTTAACAACAGACCTTGAAGTCTTAATGACAATTTCTGACACGTTTGATGGCTTTCTTTTTACAGGTGGACAAGATGTAAATCCAGAACTTTACGGGGAAATTAAAGAAGACTTTTGTGGGCCATTGTGCGATCAAAGAGATATTATGGAAGACACTTTATTCAGTCAAGTTCTGTTGCTAGACAAGCCTGTATTAGGAATTTGCCGTGGAATTCAATTGTTTAATGTATTATCGGGAGGCACACTTTATCAAGATCTACCAACACAATATAAATCGGAGCAGTCAATTGTGCATAAGCAAATGTGCCCTTATGATAAACCAATACATAAAGTATTTATTGAAAAGGAAAGTCCACTTTATGAAATTTTAAAAGATGATTCAATAATGGTGAACAGTCTACATCATCAAGGAATTAAAGTGCTGTCTGAGCAATTAGAGTGTTCAGCAAGAGCTGAGGATGGTTTAATTGAGGCTGTTTATATGCCTGGAAAGAAGTTTGTTCACGCAGTTCAATGGCATCCAGAATATAATTATCGAGTAGATGATCATAGCTTGAACCTATTTAGTGAATTTGTCAAAGCTTGTAGAAAGTAA
- a CDS encoding YobA family protein, whose product MWKLFFTLALISLMLVGCTSNEEPGMEGYIVNKENGRILVVESVPKDFSSSGGLPEFYNAIYFSDAPNNVNVGDKVQVWFDAVAESYPGQSRVEKIEILTTPKPEYANLTHSEVIRQALGTVNMNQNGISLPIIKAVMYDAKLDVWNVTIKQNEEEISIDVKDD is encoded by the coding sequence ATGTGGAAACTATTCTTTACCTTAGCATTGATTAGTTTAATGCTTGTGGGGTGTACTTCAAATGAAGAACCAGGGATGGAAGGTTATATTGTTAACAAAGAAAATGGCAGGATTCTTGTTGTTGAAAGCGTCCCAAAAGACTTTAGTTCATCAGGTGGGTTACCTGAATTTTATAATGCAATTTATTTCTCAGATGCGCCTAATAATGTAAATGTAGGTGATAAGGTTCAAGTGTGGTTTGATGCTGTGGCTGAATCATATCCGGGGCAATCTCGTGTTGAAAAAATAGAAATTCTGACGACCCCGAAACCCGAATATGCAAATTTAACTCATTCTGAAGTTATTCGACAAGCACTAGGAACAGTTAACATGAATCAGAACGGCATTTCATTACCAATAATTAAAGCTGTAATGTACGATGCTAAATTGGATGTTTGGAATGTCACAATTAAGCAAAATGAAGAAGAAATTAGCATTGACGTGAAAGATGATTAA
- a CDS encoding OsmC family protein: protein MELTINWDGKMAFSGNTPSGHILKMDASEDIGGENSGPRPTELLLSAVAGCTGIDMISILKKMRIEPTSFKMELKSERADDHPKKFTKIHIHYAVEGELPEEKVVRAIKLSKDKYCSVSHSLSATIVASYSINGFKGEQSL from the coding sequence ATGGAATTGACAATAAACTGGGATGGGAAAATGGCGTTTTCAGGAAACACACCATCAGGGCATATTCTTAAGATGGATGCTTCTGAAGATATTGGTGGTGAAAATTCCGGCCCAAGACCTACAGAATTACTGTTAAGCGCCGTAGCAGGCTGTACGGGCATTGATATGATATCAATTTTGAAAAAGATGAGGATTGAGCCTACATCTTTTAAGATGGAACTAAAAAGTGAACGGGCGGATGATCATCCAAAGAAGTTTACAAAGATTCATATTCATTATGCCGTCGAAGGTGAATTACCTGAAGAAAAGGTTGTAAGGGCAATCAAGCTGTCAAAAGATAAATATTGCTCGGTTTCTCATTCGTTAAGTGCAACGATTGTAGCAAGCTATTCGATTAATGGGTTTAAAGGTGAGCAAAGCTTATAA
- a CDS encoding siderophore ABC transporter substrate-binding protein, whose translation MKKNIFMILLVLALAMVMAACGAGNSSEPAATETEEVASDSEETQEPAAEEPTELTIKHQLGETVVPVNPENVVVFDYGVLDSLDLLGVEVAAVAQGSSIPTYLSKYEDSKYVNAGSLKEPDFEAISALEPGLIIISGRQQDAYEELSKIAPTIFMGVDTARYMESYKENATILGQIFDKKTEVETELAKVEKTIAALNEKATATGKNALVVLANAGNISAYGPGSRFGLIHDVFGLEAVDENLEVSTHGQNISFEYIVEKDPDYLFVVDRDAVVGGDASAAQTIENDLVKNTKAYKNGNIVYLNPEFWYLSGGGLISVPEMVKQVEEGIQ comes from the coding sequence ATGAAGAAGAACATTTTCATGATTTTACTTGTTTTAGCTTTAGCAATGGTAATGGCAGCATGCGGTGCTGGTAACTCAAGTGAACCAGCAGCAACAGAAACAGAAGAAGTAGCAAGTGACAGTGAGGAAACACAAGAACCAGCAGCTGAAGAACCAACCGAGTTAACAATCAAACATCAATTAGGGGAAACTGTAGTTCCAGTAAATCCAGAAAACGTAGTTGTGTTTGATTATGGTGTTTTAGATTCATTAGATTTACTTGGTGTTGAAGTAGCAGCTGTAGCACAAGGAAGCAGTATTCCTACATATCTATCAAAATATGAAGATTCAAAATATGTAAATGCTGGTAGTTTAAAAGAACCGGATTTCGAGGCGATAAGTGCATTAGAACCTGGGTTAATTATTATTTCAGGCAGACAGCAAGATGCATATGAAGAATTAAGCAAAATTGCTCCAACGATTTTTATGGGAGTTGATACAGCAAGATATATGGAATCATATAAAGAAAATGCAACAATTCTTGGCCAAATCTTTGACAAAAAGACAGAAGTAGAAACTGAGCTTGCTAAGGTTGAGAAAACCATTGCTGCATTAAATGAAAAAGCAACTGCAACAGGTAAAAATGCTCTAGTAGTTTTAGCAAACGCAGGAAACATTAGTGCATATGGACCTGGATCACGTTTTGGTCTGATTCATGATGTATTTGGCTTGGAAGCTGTTGATGAGAACCTTGAAGTATCAACACATGGTCAAAATATTTCCTTTGAATATATTGTTGAAAAAGATCCTGATTATTTATTTGTAGTTGACCGTGATGCCGTTGTTGGTGGCGATGCATCAGCAGCTCAAACAATTGAAAATGACTTAGTGAAAAATACTAAAGCATATAAAAATGGTAATATTGTTTATCTAAACCCTGAATTCTGGTATTTGTCAGGTGGAGGATTAATTTCGGTTCCAGAAATGGTTAAGCAAGTTGAGGAAGGTATTCAATAA
- a CDS encoding erythromycin esterase family protein produces MLKTNHLIDDIKKYAVKFTNTSELQPVIKAASNARFVLLGEASHGTSEFYTVRAELTKQLIKEHQFSFIAVEGDWPACFEVNRYIKGLAPEYISAADVLKQSFNRWPSWMWANHEMVDLIEWLYSYNQKQATKKIGFYGLDVYSLWESMTAIVNYLKKIESPDLQIALNAIECFDPYNRKPEMYGISSAFYGEDCMSEILDLLNSINKNKYSDDLEAALNMNINAIVANNAEHYYHTMVTNDSESWNIRDRHMVEALDHIGNFYGQSAKGIVWEHNTHIGDARATDMADEGMVNVGQLTREKYGPTNVYSIGFGTYQGTVIAANKWDDPAKIMTVPEGSKGSWEEAMHNAGGATNQYLLFTKENKALFHHVIEHRAIGVVYNPAYEHYGNYVPSRLSERYDAFIHIDETKALTLL; encoded by the coding sequence ATGTTAAAAACAAACCATCTAATAGATGACATAAAGAAATATGCCGTTAAGTTTACTAATACTTCAGAACTGCAGCCGGTAATCAAGGCCGCCAGCAATGCAAGGTTTGTTTTACTTGGTGAAGCAAGCCATGGCACGAGTGAATTCTATACTGTCCGTGCTGAACTGACAAAACAGCTTATTAAAGAGCACCAATTCTCCTTTATTGCTGTTGAAGGCGACTGGCCAGCTTGTTTTGAAGTAAATCGTTATATTAAGGGATTGGCTCCTGAATATATCAGTGCTGCAGATGTTTTAAAACAATCCTTTAATCGCTGGCCAAGTTGGATGTGGGCTAATCATGAAATGGTTGACCTTATTGAATGGTTATACTCTTACAATCAAAAGCAAGCAACTAAGAAAATTGGTTTCTATGGGCTTGATGTATATAGTCTATGGGAATCCATGACGGCTATCGTAAATTACTTAAAGAAAATAGAGTCACCTGACCTCCAAATAGCATTAAATGCAATTGAATGTTTCGATCCATACAATCGTAAGCCAGAAATGTATGGAATTTCCTCAGCATTTTATGGCGAGGATTGTATGAGTGAAATTCTCGATTTATTAAACAGTATCAATAAAAATAAATATAGTGATGATCTCGAAGCAGCTTTAAATATGAATATTAATGCGATTGTTGCTAACAACGCTGAGCATTATTATCATACGATGGTAACGAATGATAGTGAATCATGGAACATTCGTGACCGTCATATGGTTGAAGCACTTGACCACATTGGAAATTTTTATGGCCAATCCGCCAAAGGAATCGTGTGGGAGCATAATACACATATCGGCGATGCTCGGGCTACCGATATGGCTGATGAAGGGATGGTTAACGTCGGTCAATTAACACGTGAAAAGTACGGACCAACCAATGTATATTCAATTGGTTTTGGTACCTATCAAGGGACGGTTATAGCAGCGAATAAGTGGGACGACCCAGCTAAAATCATGACGGTTCCAGAAGGCAGTAAAGGCAGTTGGGAAGAAGCGATGCACAACGCTGGTGGTGCCACTAATCAATACCTTCTGTTTACAAAAGAAAATAAAGCACTTTTCCATCATGTAATTGAACATCGTGCTATTGGTGTCGTTTATAATCCCGCCTATGAACATTATGGGAATTATGTACCATCGCGTCTATCTGAACGATATGATGCATTCATTCACATCGACGAGACAAAAGCATTGACACTGCTGTAA